In Pristiophorus japonicus isolate sPriJap1 chromosome 2, sPriJap1.hap1, whole genome shotgun sequence, one genomic interval encodes:
- the arfip1 gene encoding arfaptin-1 isoform X6, translating to MISTHGHFEQELLDYILGSVKNTQSGPVVITDDLSKNIALEKLEQVKKWSISTYKCTRQVLSEKLGRGSKTVDLELESQIEILRDTKKRYENVLRLARQMATQFYQVVQTQRQLGDAFGELSVKSPELHEEFGYNAETQKLLCKNGETLLGAINFFIASVNTLVNKTIEDTLMAVKHYENARIEYDAYRTDLEELNLGPRDAITIPKIEQSQQQFQIHKERFDKLRASVSIKLKFLDENKIKVMHNQLLLFQNAVSAYFAGNQHQLEQVLKQFHIKLKAPGSDGPSWLEEQ from the exons ATGATATCCACACATGGACACTTTGAGCAGGAGTTACTGGATTACATTTTGG GTAGTGTGAAGAACACTCAAAGTGGTCCAGTTGTCATTACAGATGATCTATCTAAGAATATTGCTCTTGAAAAACTTGAACAGGTGAAAAAATGGAGCATTAGCACATACAAG TGCACACGACAGGTCCTTTCTGAAAAGTTAGGTCGTGGCTCAAAGACTGTGGATTTGGAGCTTGAATCACAGATAGAAATACTGAGAGACACCAAGAAAAGGTATGAAAATGTTCTGCGACTAGCTCGGCAAATGGCAACACAGTTCTACCAAGTGGTACAGACACAGCGGCAACTTGGGGACGCTTTTGGAGAACTTAGTGTGAAGTCTCCAGAACTCCAT GAAGAGTTTGGTTATAATGCTGAAACTCAGAAATTGCTGTGTAAAAATGGGGAAACACTTCTTGGCGCAATTAACTTTTTCATTGCCAGTGTGAATACGTTGGTGAACAAAACAATTGAAGACACATTAATGGCAGTCAAACATTATGAAAATGCCAG GATAGAGTATGATGCATATCGTACTGATTTAGAGGAACTGAACCTTGGTCCTCGTGATGCCATTACAATTCCAAAAATTGAACAGTCTCAGCAACAGTTCCAGATTCACAAAGAGAGGTTTGACAAACTTCGAGCAAGTGTATCAATAAAACTGAAATTTCTGGATGAAAACAAG ATTAAAGTGATGCACAACCAACTCCTTCTCTTTCAAAATGCTGTATCTGCCTACTTTGCTGGCAACCAGCATCAACTTGAACAGGTGCTTAAACAATTCCACATCAAGTTGAAGGCTCCTGGTTCCGACGGTCCTTCCTGGCTGGAGGAACAGTGA